A single Marinobacter sp. es.042 DNA region contains:
- a CDS encoding DUF6435 family protein, with protein sequence MLGFLKGDPKKKLQKQYEAKLAKALDAQRNGDLRTHGTLMEEAEKIYAEIQQLSSQEK encoded by the coding sequence ATGTTGGGATTTTTGAAAGGCGATCCGAAGAAAAAACTGCAGAAACAATACGAGGCGAAACTTGCCAAAGCACTGGACGCACAGCGCAATGGCGACCTGCGGACCCATGGAACCCTCATGGAGGAGGCCGAGAAAATCTATGCCGAGATACAACAGCTTTCTTCACAGGAAAAATAA
- a CDS encoding substrate-binding periplasmic protein, which yields MKVLPGVFTGFLLTFSALMFFAQSASAERRAQLRFCEDPWAPYTLGEIDSVPEGGIAVELFKELGERLEVDFQLRLLPWKRCLLWAETGDYDGVMLLTRNDERAAYLTFTDSVHEDQNLVWHQADRRFGHSFESFADFKGVRIGVTAGFNYGERFNQAVDEFDLVVEEAPNILSNLRRLDLGRIDVFLVNKPAAEFSMVEFPDLRQRLTYADGPFEALPFYIGLSKASPVIFELERFNQAIAHMRDEGTLERIFSAQPVP from the coding sequence ATGAAAGTTCTCCCGGGTGTCTTTACAGGGTTCCTGTTAACGTTTTCAGCCCTGATGTTTTTCGCCCAGTCCGCTTCGGCGGAGCGGCGCGCGCAGCTCAGGTTCTGCGAAGATCCCTGGGCCCCCTACACACTGGGAGAGATTGACTCTGTGCCCGAAGGCGGTATTGCCGTCGAGTTATTCAAGGAACTCGGAGAAAGGCTGGAGGTCGACTTCCAGCTGAGGCTGTTACCGTGGAAACGCTGTCTGTTGTGGGCAGAAACCGGCGACTACGACGGCGTCATGCTGCTGACCCGGAACGATGAACGGGCAGCCTACCTGACATTTACCGACTCCGTTCATGAAGACCAAAACCTGGTCTGGCATCAGGCAGACAGGCGTTTCGGTCACAGCTTTGAAAGCTTTGCCGACTTCAAGGGTGTTCGTATCGGTGTAACAGCTGGGTTCAACTACGGTGAAAGGTTCAACCAAGCCGTTGATGAATTCGATCTAGTGGTTGAAGAGGCGCCGAACATATTGAGCAACCTCCGGCGCCTCGACCTGGGACGTATAGACGTATTCCTGGTTAACAAACCTGCAGCCGAATTTTCGATGGTTGAATTCCCCGATTTGCGACAGCGGCTTACTTACGCAGATGGCCCTTTCGAAGCCCTGCCGTTTTATATAGGGCTGTCAAAGGCATCACCCGTGATCTTCGAGCTGGAACGTTTTAACCAGGCCATCGCCCACATGCGCGATGAAGGCACCCTCGAAAGGATTTTCAGCGCTCAGCCAGTGCCCTGA
- a CDS encoding DsbA family protein produces the protein MGEAKRRKETGAPPPQKGKSNKLLYAGIGLLALAAVLLGVFFLTAPPKPTSDGLPVAAPNAEDFPAQLDQFGVSVGPEDAPVVVREFADYQCPACGNFASASKQLKEEYVAAGKVRFVYFDLPLQQHQNAMPAAQAARCAGDQDAYWAMHERLYDSQTEWSGSNDPVATFTRYAGDLGLEERRFRRCMTTELHREAVEQSRQVAMQLRVTSTPTVLVDNIRLTRPGWGQLSAVVERELANGAE, from the coding sequence ATGGGTGAAGCAAAACGTCGCAAGGAAACCGGTGCGCCGCCGCCCCAAAAAGGAAAATCAAATAAGCTTTTGTATGCGGGTATCGGACTGCTTGCGCTTGCGGCAGTGCTTCTTGGCGTATTTTTCCTGACCGCTCCACCAAAACCCACGTCTGACGGGCTGCCTGTGGCCGCTCCGAATGCCGAGGACTTCCCCGCCCAGTTGGACCAGTTCGGTGTCTCCGTGGGTCCCGAGGATGCACCGGTCGTGGTGCGTGAATTTGCTGACTACCAGTGCCCCGCCTGCGGCAACTTTGCCTCTGCCAGCAAGCAGTTGAAGGAAGAGTATGTGGCTGCGGGCAAGGTTCGCTTTGTCTACTTTGATTTGCCGTTGCAGCAGCATCAGAACGCCATGCCAGCCGCCCAGGCAGCACGCTGTGCCGGAGACCAGGACGCCTACTGGGCCATGCACGAACGCCTTTACGATTCCCAGACCGAGTGGAGTGGTTCAAACGATCCGGTTGCCACCTTTACCCGCTACGCCGGTGATCTGGGCCTGGAGGAGCGTCGCTTTCGCCGTTGTATGACCACGGAATTGCACCGTGAAGCAGTCGAACAGAGCCGCCAGGTGGCCATGCAACTGAGAGTCACCAGTACACCGACGGTTCTGGTGGATAACATCCGCCTGACACGTCCCGGCTGGGGGCAACTCTCTGCTGTAGTTGAACGTGAACTGGCCAATGGGGCGGAGTGA
- a CDS encoding chaperone modulator CbpM, with protein sequence MSNKDHVLTVEVLDQSGSTFTLREICERGECHAEFVIKLVNFGIIAPLEDLPETVHWQFDIAALSRLRKAQRLQRDLKMNLPGLALSLELLDEVETMRRKVARLEQRLAQLSPDQGTG encoded by the coding sequence ATGAGCAATAAAGATCATGTGCTGACGGTAGAGGTACTTGACCAGAGTGGCAGCACCTTCACCCTGCGTGAAATCTGCGAACGTGGCGAGTGCCACGCAGAGTTCGTTATCAAGCTGGTCAATTTCGGCATCATCGCCCCGTTGGAAGATTTGCCCGAGACCGTTCACTGGCAGTTCGACATTGCGGCCCTCAGCCGGCTGCGCAAGGCCCAGAGACTGCAAAGGGATCTGAAAATGAATCTGCCGGGGCTGGCCCTGTCGCTGGAACTGCTGGATGAAGTTGAAACCATGCGCAGGAAGGTCGCGCGCCTGGAACAGCGGCTGGCCCAGCTGTCTCCGGATCAGGGCACTGGCTGA
- a CDS encoding methyl-accepting chemotaxis protein translates to MSLSFIRRLISSRLLRPVFVVLVVAGLVQVLVSQWLISSQVERLVDTAGSALEASSQQVSASFGDTREDVRSRLETMRQKTTEELSAELTRQQTAQQERVAGNVRTAVMAEAQGLADVLAAVAAPLIWDRDVPRLTDLVELADARESVLFAVYYDQYGERLTRYVDRTDDRVRTLMEQGEGRGAANRVLDAASRDPNVVIITADIAPQGSAIGQLKLGLSLEGINQDLAALEQEFSATITGSIDALHDTLESETEQVNQRLQQQLASMDADTRSRIQNTVEALNTEASSLSANLSMLAIGSVVVLILLVALVLGGGLLPRVFRLSSAIWGIADGEADLTRRVSMKGKDELTEMAQGVNRFIARIQELVSDVKESAESAAGQAQAQGDISRSAVAAVNRQEQEVAEVSGTMDAMSRSISEVAENIQDIAGSVSNVSSESEATAGISREVRNRLDQVVRNVEQAVEAVNQLDHQSKEIGSVLSVIGAIAEQTNLLALNAAIEAARAGESGRGFAVVADEVRTLASRTQESTTEIQSIIERLQQGSRQAVSAIGKVSGQVAESSSEFRRADEHFDRINQLLSSLQDRAMAISSVAEEQGRHASEVSVSVSDIAGSSRETVEAIERSDEASGQIARTLTSLKDKASQFQV, encoded by the coding sequence ATGTCACTCAGTTTTATCCGGCGGCTGATTTCTAGCCGCCTTCTCCGACCGGTTTTTGTTGTTCTGGTCGTTGCCGGTCTGGTTCAGGTCCTGGTCAGCCAGTGGCTGATTTCCAGCCAGGTAGAGCGCCTGGTAGACACCGCAGGGTCCGCCCTTGAGGCCAGCAGCCAGCAGGTCAGTGCCTCCTTCGGTGATACCCGTGAGGATGTCCGATCCCGCCTGGAGACCATGCGGCAGAAGACCACCGAGGAACTCTCCGCCGAACTCACCCGCCAGCAGACGGCGCAGCAGGAACGCGTTGCCGGCAACGTTCGCACCGCTGTCATGGCGGAAGCCCAGGGTCTGGCTGATGTCCTCGCCGCTGTTGCGGCCCCGCTGATCTGGGATCGGGATGTCCCGCGCCTCACCGATCTTGTCGAACTGGCCGACGCCCGTGAATCGGTTCTGTTTGCCGTGTATTACGACCAGTACGGTGAACGCCTGACCCGTTATGTGGACCGCACCGATGACCGGGTGCGCACCTTAATGGAGCAGGGGGAAGGTCGTGGTGCGGCAAATCGGGTCCTGGATGCGGCAAGTCGCGACCCCAACGTGGTCATCATTACTGCCGATATCGCTCCCCAGGGTTCCGCCATTGGTCAGCTGAAGCTGGGACTGTCGCTCGAAGGCATCAATCAGGACCTGGCGGCTCTGGAGCAGGAATTCAGCGCTACCATCACCGGCAGCATCGACGCGCTGCATGACACCCTCGAATCAGAAACCGAGCAGGTTAACCAGCGCCTTCAGCAGCAGTTGGCGAGTATGGACGCTGACACTCGCTCCAGAATCCAGAACACTGTGGAGGCGTTGAATACCGAAGCCTCGAGCCTCTCCGCCAATTTGAGCATGTTGGCAATCGGTTCCGTGGTGGTTCTGATCCTGCTGGTCGCCCTGGTGCTCGGCGGAGGCTTGCTGCCCAGAGTTTTCCGTTTGAGCTCCGCGATATGGGGAATTGCCGATGGTGAGGCAGATCTTACCCGCCGGGTATCCATGAAAGGCAAGGATGAGCTCACCGAAATGGCCCAGGGCGTGAACCGGTTCATTGCCCGTATCCAGGAGCTGGTTTCCGACGTCAAGGAGTCGGCCGAATCGGCCGCTGGCCAGGCCCAGGCTCAGGGGGATATCAGTCGCAGTGCGGTAGCGGCGGTGAATCGTCAGGAGCAGGAGGTGGCAGAGGTGTCCGGCACCATGGACGCCATGTCCCGGAGTATTTCCGAGGTGGCTGAAAACATTCAGGACATCGCAGGCTCGGTCAGCAACGTCAGTTCCGAGAGTGAGGCCACCGCGGGGATTTCCCGGGAAGTGCGGAACCGGTTGGATCAGGTAGTCCGTAATGTTGAACAGGCGGTGGAAGCGGTCAATCAGCTGGATCACCAGAGCAAGGAAATCGGATCGGTGCTGTCAGTGATCGGCGCCATCGCAGAGCAGACCAACCTGCTGGCTCTCAACGCCGCCATCGAGGCCGCTCGCGCCGGAGAATCCGGCCGGGGCTTTGCCGTGGTGGCCGATGAGGTCCGCACTCTGGCGAGCCGGACCCAGGAATCCACCACCGAAATCCAGTCCATCATTGAACGTCTGCAGCAGGGCAGCCGGCAGGCTGTCAGCGCCATTGGCAAGGTGTCAGGGCAGGTTGCGGAGTCGTCGTCGGAGTTCCGTCGGGCTGACGAGCATTTCGACCGTATCAACCAGTTGCTCAGCAGCCTTCAGGATCGGGCTATGGCTATTTCATCCGTGGCGGAAGAGCAGGGCCGGCATGCCAGTGAAGTCAGTGTGAGCGTGAGCGATATTGCAGGCTCCTCCCGCGAGACGGTGGAAGCCATTGAGCGCTCCGACGAGGCCAGCGGCCAGATTGCCCGGACACTGACCTCGTTGAAGGATAAAGCCTCACAGTTCCAGGTTTAG
- a CDS encoding NAD(P)H-dependent flavin oxidoreductase, which yields MPLPASLTDSLSLPLVAAPMFLISGPELALACCKQGIVGSFPALNQRTSEGFEEWLIQMNEELAAYRSANPEAKTAPYAVNLIVHRTNPRWQADLELCVKHKVPIIITSLGAASQVVEAVHSYGGVVFHDVTNQKHARKAAEAGVDGIIAVAAGAGGHAGTINPFVLVHEIREVFDGTILLAGGLSHGEDLLAAQALGADLAYLGTRFINTFESEADEAYRNMIIEAVSGDIIHTPAVSGVPASFMRQSLEAAGFPMDKLNQAGEINYGEKLKPIDDEAKAWKTVWSAGQGVSQIHDVLTAPELVSRLTEEYRNARERLLSTGS from the coding sequence ATGCCATTGCCCGCTTCCCTGACAGACTCTCTCTCACTGCCCCTGGTGGCCGCACCCATGTTTCTGATCTCCGGGCCCGAACTGGCGCTCGCCTGCTGCAAGCAGGGCATCGTTGGCAGTTTCCCGGCTTTGAACCAACGCACCAGCGAGGGCTTTGAGGAATGGCTGATCCAGATGAACGAAGAGCTGGCCGCTTACCGAAGCGCCAATCCGGAAGCAAAAACGGCGCCCTACGCCGTGAACCTGATCGTGCACCGGACCAATCCGCGCTGGCAGGCAGACCTGGAACTGTGTGTTAAACACAAGGTGCCCATTATCATTACCTCTCTGGGTGCCGCCAGCCAGGTGGTGGAGGCGGTGCACAGCTACGGCGGGGTGGTGTTCCATGACGTGACCAACCAGAAGCATGCCCGCAAGGCGGCCGAAGCCGGTGTGGACGGCATTATTGCCGTGGCAGCGGGTGCCGGTGGCCATGCGGGCACGATCAACCCGTTCGTTCTGGTGCATGAAATCCGGGAAGTCTTTGACGGCACGATTTTGCTGGCCGGGGGGCTGTCCCATGGTGAGGATCTGCTGGCGGCCCAGGCCCTCGGTGCGGACCTGGCCTACCTGGGCACCCGCTTTATCAACACCTTCGAGTCCGAGGCCGATGAGGCCTACCGGAACATGATCATTGAAGCGGTGTCAGGCGACATAATTCATACCCCGGCGGTATCCGGTGTGCCCGCCAGCTTTATGCGCCAAAGCCTGGAAGCGGCCGGCTTCCCCATGGACAAACTTAACCAGGCCGGCGAGATCAACTACGGCGAAAAACTGAAGCCCATTGATGATGAAGCCAAGGCCTGGAAAACCGTGTGGTCGGCCGGCCAGGGCGTCAGCCAGATCCACGACGTGCTCACCGCCCCGGAACTGGTGAGCCGTCTGACCGAGGAGTACAGAAACGCCCGGGAGCGCCTGTTATCGACAGGTTCCTAA
- a CDS encoding DUF6502 family protein, producing the protein MKKPNPLHQALFRILRPLARLLLRNGIPFGEFSELVKRAYVEAALEDFTDDRRKPTDSRAAVMTGLTRKEVKRQREILAGEDAGSRDVLHTNRASRVVSGWVHDAVFQAEDGEPAMLAFDGPASFSELVKRYSGDMPPRAVLDELLRVGVVSVDGESGGLVLQQRAYVPAGDSEEMLQIFGEDVSDLIATIDHNLVSDESGQPPLFQRTLTYNNIPPEVMERWRRHAAAQSQALLEQLDQWLGPHDRDISGQTSNSESGESIRTGVSIFFFEEPAGKDPKGE; encoded by the coding sequence ATGAAAAAGCCCAACCCCCTGCATCAAGCGCTGTTTCGCATTCTGCGCCCTCTGGCGAGGTTGCTGTTGCGCAATGGTATTCCTTTCGGTGAGTTCTCCGAGCTGGTTAAACGTGCCTATGTGGAAGCCGCCCTGGAGGACTTCACCGACGACCGGAGAAAGCCCACGGACTCACGGGCTGCAGTCATGACCGGGCTGACCCGCAAGGAAGTCAAACGCCAGCGGGAGATCCTGGCAGGGGAGGATGCTGGGAGCCGCGACGTGCTTCATACCAACCGGGCGTCCCGTGTGGTATCGGGCTGGGTCCACGATGCGGTGTTTCAGGCCGAGGACGGAGAGCCTGCAATGCTGGCTTTCGACGGGCCTGCAAGCTTCAGCGAGCTGGTCAAACGCTACAGCGGTGATATGCCGCCCCGTGCCGTGCTGGATGAGCTGCTTCGGGTGGGCGTGGTTTCTGTAGACGGGGAGTCCGGCGGGCTGGTACTGCAGCAAAGGGCCTATGTTCCTGCTGGAGACAGCGAGGAAATGCTCCAGATCTTCGGCGAGGATGTGTCGGATCTCATCGCGACCATTGATCACAATCTGGTCAGCGACGAATCCGGGCAGCCACCGCTGTTCCAGCGAACCCTGACCTATAACAACATCCCGCCGGAAGTGATGGAGCGCTGGCGCAGGCACGCAGCCGCCCAGTCCCAGGCGCTTCTGGAACAGCTGGACCAATGGCTTGGGCCCCATGACCGCGATATATCCGGGCAAACGTCCAACAGTGAATCCGGAGAGTCTATCCGCACGGGTGTGAGCATCTTCTTTTTTGAAGAGCCGGCCGGTAAAGATCCGAAAGGAGAATAA
- a CDS encoding DUF5666 domain-containing protein, with protein MNRKPLAIAVKLAMTGALAGALAACGGGGSGDASTSDASSGTSVGAVSGFGSVYVNGTRFETNGSVSSDDGLEREDQLEKGMILKVEGDWDDSGQGRADKVSYDDTLRGPISGMSWDEVTRTGTLTMLGQSIALDGKTVFRGATPTALADNPQGYRVRVSAWRLEDGSFRASFVGARAIGLEFDDNNEVEIEGVVADLDTSAQTFTINGFLVDYTSAVGDDGFSLGDLANGIGVEVEGYLDGNTIMAEEIDDEDDLFDDDDDVEISGSIYDYDAASGQFSVNGVRVQIDGGTEFDDLRESSLADGLFVKVEGDFRNGVLVAEEIEGRDSDAELDGRIESLDLTNETMVVSGVRVQLTGNTLIDDDDDDEDDLRSRVQDIQSLQVGDYLEIEGRQQSSEGGFLEAISIEREDDDDDDDFELEARVSAIGADSITIMNLEVLRNGYSLSGAQVGDEVEIGYRQTSGGLYELTENVEVDDSNDDSDSDD; from the coding sequence ATGAATCGCAAACCTTTAGCAATAGCAGTGAAACTGGCCATGACCGGCGCTCTTGCTGGCGCGCTCGCCGCTTGCGGAGGCGGTGGCTCTGGAGACGCCTCAACAAGTGATGCTTCATCGGGGACCAGTGTCGGGGCGGTATCCGGTTTCGGCAGTGTTTACGTGAACGGTACCCGATTTGAGACCAACGGCAGCGTTAGCAGCGACGATGGCCTGGAACGCGAGGATCAGCTCGAAAAGGGCATGATCCTCAAAGTTGAGGGCGATTGGGATGACAGTGGTCAGGGGCGGGCGGACAAGGTCAGTTATGACGATACCCTGCGCGGGCCAATTTCCGGCATGAGTTGGGATGAGGTTACCCGCACCGGAACTCTCACCATGCTTGGCCAGAGCATTGCCCTGGATGGCAAAACCGTTTTCCGCGGCGCAACACCAACGGCTCTTGCCGACAATCCCCAGGGCTACCGTGTAAGAGTCAGCGCATGGCGCCTTGAGGATGGCAGCTTCCGGGCAAGCTTTGTTGGTGCCCGGGCCATTGGTCTGGAATTCGATGACAACAACGAAGTAGAAATTGAAGGCGTTGTTGCCGATCTGGACACAAGCGCCCAGACCTTCACCATCAACGGTTTCCTGGTTGATTACACCAGCGCTGTCGGCGATGACGGCTTCTCACTGGGCGATCTGGCAAACGGAATCGGGGTGGAAGTGGAAGGCTACCTGGACGGCAACACCATCATGGCCGAGGAGATCGATGATGAGGACGACCTCTTCGACGATGATGACGATGTCGAAATCTCCGGAAGCATTTATGACTATGACGCCGCCAGTGGTCAGTTCTCGGTAAATGGAGTGCGCGTCCAGATTGATGGTGGCACCGAGTTCGACGATCTCCGCGAAAGCAGCCTTGCCGATGGCCTGTTTGTGAAAGTGGAAGGGGATTTCCGCAATGGCGTCCTGGTGGCTGAAGAGATCGAAGGCCGGGATTCCGATGCCGAGCTGGATGGTCGCATCGAGTCTCTTGATCTGACCAATGAAACCATGGTCGTCAGTGGCGTCCGGGTCCAGCTGACCGGCAATACCCTGATTGATGACGACGACGATGACGAAGATGACCTTCGCAGTCGTGTCCAGGATATCCAGAGCCTGCAGGTGGGAGACTATCTCGAAATTGAAGGTCGCCAGCAGAGTAGTGAAGGCGGATTCCTCGAGGCCATCAGCATTGAACGCGAGGATGACGACGATGATGACGATTTTGAGCTCGAGGCACGGGTGAGTGCCATCGGAGCCGATTCCATCACCATCATGAATCTTGAGGTGCTTCGCAATGGCTACAGCCTCTCCGGCGCCCAGGTTGGTGATGAAGTGGAAATCGGGTACCGCCAGACCAGCGGTGGCCTGTATGAGCTGACCGAGAACGTCGAGGTCGACGACAGCAATGACGACAGTGACAGCGATGATTGA
- a CDS encoding DnaJ C-terminal domain-containing protein, protein MDFKDYYAVLGVSESASAEEIKKAYRKLARKYHPDVSKEEDADTKFKEVGEAYEVLKDPEKRAEYDQLRKYGARADGSFEPPPGWQSGAGFGGGGYTDADARQFSDFFEEIFGGGRQGGFSGGHGGGGFRQNMRMRGEDVHARLALFMEEAFHGCEKQVSFGVHEADEHGRVIPRQKTLKVKIPAGMREGQHIRLKGQGAPGIGGGEPGDLFIEVELAPHPHFAVEGRDVLVTVPIAPWEAALGATVTVPTVGSKVNVKVPKGSTSGRKLRLKGKGFPGKHPGDQIVILQIAMPEKHSPEAEKLYEQLAEAEKQFNPRSKLHV, encoded by the coding sequence ATGGACTTCAAAGACTATTACGCCGTACTCGGTGTGAGTGAGTCTGCCTCCGCCGAGGAGATAAAAAAAGCCTACCGAAAACTGGCACGGAAATACCATCCGGATGTCAGTAAGGAAGAGGACGCCGACACCAAATTCAAGGAAGTGGGTGAAGCCTACGAAGTACTGAAAGATCCCGAGAAGCGCGCGGAGTACGACCAGCTACGTAAATACGGCGCCAGGGCGGATGGTTCTTTCGAGCCGCCTCCGGGTTGGCAAAGCGGTGCCGGTTTCGGTGGCGGAGGGTATACCGATGCCGACGCGCGCCAGTTCAGCGACTTCTTCGAGGAGATATTCGGAGGTGGCCGGCAGGGCGGTTTCTCTGGGGGCCACGGTGGTGGCGGTTTCCGCCAGAACATGAGAATGCGCGGTGAGGATGTGCATGCGAGGCTCGCCCTGTTCATGGAAGAAGCGTTTCACGGCTGTGAAAAGCAGGTTTCTTTCGGGGTACATGAGGCCGATGAGCATGGCCGGGTGATACCGCGGCAAAAGACCCTGAAAGTGAAGATTCCCGCAGGCATGCGCGAGGGCCAGCATATTCGCCTCAAAGGCCAGGGAGCGCCGGGCATTGGTGGCGGAGAACCAGGCGATCTGTTCATTGAAGTGGAACTGGCACCCCACCCACATTTCGCGGTGGAGGGCCGGGATGTGCTGGTCACGGTGCCGATTGCTCCCTGGGAAGCGGCCCTGGGAGCAACGGTGACCGTGCCAACCGTTGGCTCAAAGGTGAATGTAAAAGTGCCGAAGGGTTCCACTAGTGGACGGAAGCTGCGCCTCAAGGGTAAGGGTTTCCCGGGCAAGCACCCGGGCGATCAGATTGTCATCCTGCAGATTGCCATGCCCGAGAAACACAGCCCTGAGGCCGAAAAGCTCTACGAGCAGCTGGCCGAGGCCGAGAAGCAATTCAATCCACGCAGCAAGCTTCACGTGTGA
- a CDS encoding DUF5666 domain-containing protein, giving the protein MKRQLRNRVFGLAAGTVAFGVISACGGAGGGGLDVADGGIRGTGSSVGPVSGFGSVFVNGVEFSTDRNVVGDDGIAREDRLVVGMILRVDGEWATTGLGDAESVEYDDTLRGIMQVTTPWDPISKTATVQILGQTVRIDAQTVVKGTTVETLSNSGGEFVRMSGWRLPNGEFRASYLGLRTQNNSDDFGDLNEVELEGVISQFSGTDFRIGSQLVNYSGAIPDGLALSDLGNGVAVEVEGYISGSTLMAEEIRPDDFRRYLPGTDEDIEFVGPVSAAYNQATGTFTVNGITVRVTSATEFDGLSGPDGLVERALVQVEGDFEADGSVTADEIELREADSELEGGPAQEIDLTLGQFRVGGVLVKVTPLTIIAGDDDDVRLSLSDLELPRQLEVEGIERSEGDGRVYLEALKIERNDDSPAGQFELVGRISEMVNDRIRVLGVDIYIVQDTDFDGISQSALQGLVDASERPQVEVEYEFIGTRYVIDEIELEENDND; this is encoded by the coding sequence ATGAAACGGCAACTTCGCAATCGTGTTTTCGGGCTGGCTGCCGGTACGGTGGCCTTCGGTGTGATTTCCGCCTGTGGCGGTGCCGGGGGCGGCGGACTGGATGTGGCCGATGGAGGTATTCGGGGCACGGGCTCAAGCGTTGGACCCGTTTCGGGGTTTGGGAGTGTGTTTGTTAATGGTGTGGAGTTCAGTACCGATCGCAATGTCGTTGGTGATGACGGTATCGCTCGGGAAGATCGGCTTGTTGTCGGTATGATCCTGCGGGTTGATGGCGAGTGGGCAACCACTGGCCTCGGTGATGCGGAAAGCGTTGAGTACGACGATACCCTTCGTGGAATCATGCAAGTCACAACCCCCTGGGATCCCATCAGCAAAACCGCGACGGTTCAGATTCTCGGGCAGACCGTGAGAATTGACGCCCAGACTGTGGTCAAGGGAACGACCGTTGAGACTCTCAGCAATTCGGGTGGCGAATTTGTGCGAATGTCCGGGTGGCGTCTGCCGAATGGTGAGTTCCGTGCCAGCTATCTGGGTCTTCGGACACAGAATAACAGCGACGATTTCGGTGATCTGAACGAGGTAGAGCTCGAGGGTGTTATCTCTCAATTCTCCGGGACGGATTTCCGGATTGGATCGCAGCTAGTGAATTACTCTGGCGCGATACCTGATGGACTGGCTCTCTCTGACCTTGGAAATGGCGTTGCCGTGGAAGTAGAAGGCTATATTTCTGGTAGCACGCTGATGGCAGAGGAAATCAGGCCAGACGATTTCCGCCGGTACCTTCCCGGCACCGATGAGGACATTGAGTTCGTAGGGCCCGTCTCGGCTGCGTACAACCAGGCAACCGGCACCTTCACGGTCAATGGCATTACTGTTCGCGTGACCAGTGCAACCGAGTTCGATGGCCTTTCCGGTCCTGATGGTTTGGTTGAGCGAGCTCTCGTGCAGGTTGAAGGTGACTTCGAGGCCGATGGTTCCGTAACCGCTGATGAAATTGAGTTGCGTGAAGCAGATTCTGAACTTGAGGGGGGGCCAGCGCAGGAGATTGATCTCACTCTGGGTCAGTTCAGAGTTGGCGGCGTTCTGGTGAAGGTGACACCGCTGACCATCATTGCCGGTGATGACGATGATGTCCGGCTTTCGCTCAGCGATCTTGAGTTGCCGCGGCAGCTGGAGGTCGAGGGAATAGAGAGATCAGAAGGCGACGGCAGGGTTTACCTGGAGGCTCTGAAGATCGAGCGGAATGATGATTCTCCAGCGGGGCAGTTCGAGCTGGTTGGTCGAATCTCGGAAATGGTTAACGATCGAATTCGGGTGTTGGGAGTAGATATATACATCGTTCAGGACACTGACTTCGATGGCATTTCGCAAAGTGCGCTCCAAGGCCTTGTTGATGCTAGCGAAAGGCCACAAGTAGAGGTTGAGTACGAATTTATAGGAACTCGCTATGTGATCGATGAAATCGAACTCGAAGAAAACGATAACGACTGA